The DNA region TAACCCCAGAATACCGGAACTTTGACGAACCGCCGCCACGACAGAGTGTCCGCTTGAGAGCAACCTCTCCGTCACAGCCCGCCCAATAAACCCTGTAGCGCCAGTAACTAAAACCCTACTCATCAGCTAACCCCAAGGGTTAAATAACTGAAAAAACTTTATCGGCAAGCGAAGGAATACAAACCAGAAGTTTGAATACACACCATTTTCATTTAATGAACGGGCTATCTCTTTGGTTGAGACCCAATAGCTTTTAAAGCCTGACGTACTGGCACCTCCTAACCTCATTCTAACTAACGTCTTATCTAATTTTGTGTACTTAAACTTATGCTTCACTAGTACTCGAATAAACATATCAAAGTCAGCAGCAATTTTATACCCTACTTTATACAAACCAACTTCATTGTATACTGCCTTCTTAATAAATGTCGCGGGGTGGGCAGGCATAAACCCAAACCGCATCTTCCAAGGCGAAAAGTTAAAAGAAGAGTACTTTCGAACAGGCTTAATTAAATTACGTTCCGAAACAAAATCGACATTACCAGACAATAAAGCAATACCCTCATTTTGCTTAAATACATTCACTACTTTAGAAATAACATCTGGACTAGAGTAAAAGTCATCGGAATTCAGGACACCAATTATATCACCTGTTGCTAGCTCTATCCCTTTATTCATCGCATCGTAAATCCCCTTATCTGGCTCACTAATTACGTGATGAATTTGATCAGCAAATTGATTTACAATTTTGAGTGTCCCATCGTTGGACCCTCCATCAACAATAATATATTCAATGTCAGTGTAGGACTGAGATAGTACTGAATCAATAGATGACCGTATGACTAAGGAGGAATTATAGCAAACTGTAACAATCGAAACTTTCATCACTATAAAGCCGAACATGTTCTCTTGCCCAAGGGCTTATCGCTTACATTAAAGCAAATCAAGGTCGATTAACTTCGTAAAGATTCCGCTGCATTCACAAACCATTCATATGTCCTTTCTAGGCCGGCCTCTAAACTTGTGCCCGCGCTCCAGCCTAGCCGTTTTAATCGCGTCACCTCCATCAATTTACGAGGCGTACCGTCTGGCTTGCTACCATCAAATATCAACTTCCCTTCAAACCCTACAACCTTAGCCATTGTTTCTGCCAATTCACGAATGGTGCAATCAACCCCTGTACCAACATTAATGTGCGACAACATCGGCTCTGTATGAGCTTGATACATTGCATTATCTAGGTTCATCACAAAAACACTAGCTGCCGCCATATCATCAACATGTAAAAACTCACGCATTGGCTTGCCTGTACCCCAAACGGTTACTTCTTGGTCACCTGCTAATTTTGCTTCATGAAAACGGCGCATCATCGCAGGTATCACATGTGAATTTTCAGGGTGGAAGTTATCATTTTTACCATACAAATTAGTTGGCATCACCGAACGATAATCAACACCATATTGGCGATTATAAGATTCACACAACTTAATGCCTGCAATCTTAGCAATAGCATATGGCTCATTAGTAGACTCTAAGATCCCCGTCAATAACTCGGACTCTTGCATGGGCTGTTTTGCCAACTTAGGGTAAATACAAGATGAACCAAGAAATAGTAGCTTTTTTACACCCCCTACATAGGCCTGGTGAATAATGTTTGTCTCAATCATCAGGTTTTGATAAATAAATTCAGCCGGGTATTCATTATTCGCATATATCCCTCCCACTTTAGCAGCCGCCAAATACACTTGGTCAATCTTTTCTTGTTGAAAAAATGTAGTCACGTCTGCCTGCGACACCAAGTCCAACTCACGACGTGTCCGCGTAACCAGCTCAACGCCTTTTTCCTGCTGTAGTTGACGGACAATTGCTGAACCGACCATACCCTCATGACCTGCTATAAAAATTCGTTTTGCAGCCATCTTAATTCTCTACGGCTATCGCTACATCATGCCCGTGCGATCTCAATAAAGCATGACGTTTTGCAATATCAAGATCATGAGCCACCATTTCAGCGCACATTTGTTCAACCGTAATGTCTGGTACCCAGCCGAGTTTTTCTTTGGCTTTTGCTGGATTGCCCAACAAAGTTTCCACCTCAGTTGGACGGAAATAACGCGGGTCAACTTTGACAATCACATCTCCCACCTTAACACCAGGCAATGACTCATCTGATAGAAATCTAACTATCCCTACTTCATTTAAACCTTCCCCACTAAATTCTAATTCAATGCCCAGCTCAGTAGCTGAGAGTCGCACAAACTCACGCACAGAAATTTGCTTTCCCGTAGCAATTACAAAGTCTTCTGCAGTTTCCTGCTGCAACATCATCCATTGCATACGCACATAATCTTTTGCATGCCCCCAATCACGTAGCGCATCCATATTACCTAGGAACAAGCACTCCTCTAAGCCTTGAGAAATATTACTCAAGGCCCGAGTAATCTTACGAGTAACAAAAGTTTCACCACGACGAGGCGACTCATGATTAAACAAAATACCATTGCACGCATACAGACCATAAGCTTCACGGTAGTTAACTACAATCCAATAGGCGTACATCTTGGCCACAGCATAAGGTGATCGCGGGTAGAAAGGAGTCTTCTCCGTTTGAGGAACCTCTTGAACTTCCCCAAACAATTCTGATGTAGAGGCTTGATAAAAACGCGTTTTCTTTTCTAAACCTAATATACGAATCGCTTCCAATATCCGTAACGTGCCCATCGCATCAACATCTGCCGTATATTCTGGTGACTCAAAAGACACAGCCACATGACTCTGAGCCCCGAGATTATATACCTCATCAGGCTGAACTTGTTGCAAAATACGCGTAAGGTTGGACGTATCAGTTAAATCACCATAGTGCAAAAAAAACTTTGGATTATCAATGTGTTGATCTTGATAAATATGGTCAACTCGTTCAGTATTAAATGAAGATGAGCGGCGCTTAATACCATGAACTTCATACCCTTTATCTAATAACAACTCAGCCAGATAAGACCCATCTTGGCCCGTTACGCCTGTAATTAAAGCTCTCTTATTCATCTTTTTCCCATATTTTTATTTACACGCAATTATTAATAAATTTCTTTTCATACGCTATTTCTGCTCCTATATAATTTATAAAGAGACATCGAAACATTAAGTCTTAACCATTCAAATACTAGGCAGCCTATAAACACTTATATAGGCCACTGTGTTTACGATAAAGTAAATCGCTTTTGATAGCTCAAGTCCACCAAGTTTTCGTTTACCATGACGCTGTAGAATTCTGGCTATTTTAAACAAATATTGAGCTCGAAAAGACTTTTCTCCAAACTTAATTCTTTCGAAAGCCGCTAACTCAAAGACCCTACTCGACCTCACTGTTAGTGACTTATTATTATCATGCAACCTGTACCCAGCAACTATATTTGAGACCTCTAACCAAGAATGCTTCAAAAAAGCATTGTAAAAAAACACCACATCAAACACATAGTTAAACTCTTTGGGCCACACATTTTCATCGTAAACATGTCTTTTCCAAAAGGTTGCCGGTTGTATTACCGCGGTTCGGTAAGGCATCAAATCAAA from Cycloclasticus pugetii PS-1 includes:
- a CDS encoding glycosyltransferase family 2 protein, which encodes MKVSIVTVCYNSSLVIRSSIDSVLSQSYTDIEYIIVDGGSNDGTLKIVNQFADQIHHVISEPDKGIYDAMNKGIELATGDIIGVLNSDDFYSSPDVISKVVNVFKQNEGIALLSGNVDFVSERNLIKPVRKYSSFNFSPWKMRFGFMPAHPATFIKKAVYNEVGLYKVGYKIAADFDMFIRVLVKHKFKYTKLDKTLVRMRLGGASTSGFKSYWVSTKEIARSLNENGVYSNFWFVFLRLPIKFFQLFNPWG
- the fcl gene encoding GDP-L-fucose synthase; amino-acid sequence: MAAKRIFIAGHEGMVGSAIVRQLQQEKGVELVTRTRRELDLVSQADVTTFFQQEKIDQVYLAAAKVGGIYANNEYPAEFIYQNLMIETNIIHQAYVGGVKKLLFLGSSCIYPKLAKQPMQESELLTGILESTNEPYAIAKIAGIKLCESYNRQYGVDYRSVMPTNLYGKNDNFHPENSHVIPAMMRRFHEAKLAGDQEVTVWGTGKPMREFLHVDDMAAASVFVMNLDNAMYQAHTEPMLSHINVGTGVDCTIRELAETMAKVVGFEGKLIFDGSKPDGTPRKLMEVTRLKRLGWSAGTSLEAGLERTYEWFVNAAESLRS
- the gmd gene encoding GDP-mannose 4,6-dehydratase encodes the protein MNKRALITGVTGQDGSYLAELLLDKGYEVHGIKRRSSSFNTERVDHIYQDQHIDNPKFFLHYGDLTDTSNLTRILQQVQPDEVYNLGAQSHVAVSFESPEYTADVDAMGTLRILEAIRILGLEKKTRFYQASTSELFGEVQEVPQTEKTPFYPRSPYAVAKMYAYWIVVNYREAYGLYACNGILFNHESPRRGETFVTRKITRALSNISQGLEECLFLGNMDALRDWGHAKDYVRMQWMMLQQETAEDFVIATGKQISVREFVRLSATELGIELEFSGEGLNEVGIVRFLSDESLPGVKVGDVIVKVDPRYFRPTEVETLLGNPAKAKEKLGWVPDITVEQMCAEMVAHDLDIAKRHALLRSHGHDVAIAVEN